GATGTAAACTTTCACTAATTGATAAAATCAAATATTTATTATTAGCATTATCATTATTATTATGAACTTCTCGATTAATCACAGTATAATTATTTAAATAATTTAAGTGTGATAGGTGTATGGAATTTTATTATGCATAAATGTGTCGGAATACTACAGAACTGGGGATATATGATACCGACTTGAATGCCATAAAGGAGAAGTCTGAATAAATCGGGAAGAGCACCAACAACGAGGCTGAATACCGGGCGCTTATTACGGCACTGGAGCGGGCGGTGCGCTACTGCAAGGATGATGTGGAGCATTATAGTGACAGCGAACTGCTGGTCAGGCAGTTGAACGGGCAGTACCGAGTAAAGGCCGTGAATTTAAAGCCGCTGTTCGGTAAGGTGTCGACGGTAAGCAAGAAATTCGGCTCTGTCAAACATAAGCATGTTCGGCGGACAGACAAGCGACTGGCGAGAATTGACGAGCTGGTGAATGATGCGCTGGATGGGGCAGGGTATTGATGTTTGCTGAATATTGTAAGCGGCGACTTGATCATTGAGATTGTGCAGACACTGTCTGCACAATTTAATTACTATTCATTCAGTATGTAAACATTAAGTGATTTTATCGCATATACACGATAGAATCTGCAAAATTTATCGACTATAAACGACAAACTAATTAACGTCCAGAGTACATGTAATACAACATTCACTTCGTACCCCCGGACCGTCGGACACCCATGCATCCACAAGGTAACACAATAGCGCCTGCCAGCTCCCACACAACAAGGGCAAGTTGTGCAAAGTGGGACGGGCACCCTGGTAGAATGAAGGGGAAAGGGGGCGGGGGCTTAAAATCAATATTCAATAGACACAGACTTACACCTACTATTGTTTTACTGCCATTCTAAAAGGTTTTCGATAATCTTAAATGTCAAGAATTTGTTGATATTATTTTATGTCACTAGAATCCACGGGATTCGATAAAGAATACCTAATAAAAATCAATAATTTATTATTCTTTGATATTTGGCAAAACGAAAAAATGAATTTAGAACAAAGAGACCTGCTAAAAGATATCGTTCAAAATAATTTAAATATACTTTATGGTAGGAAAAGATACAAAGAAATAATAAATATCGGTCTAAATCATCCATCAACATATGAAATCGATAATCAAACATTAATGTTTGGTCCTGCTGGTAATTTCCCAAAATGTCCTGAGATAATGATATCCGGTATTTCTACTTCTATTACCTGACTTTGAAAGATAACCTTATTTCCTTACTGTTGAACTTTTTTATAACTTCTATTG
The window above is part of the ANME-2 cluster archaeon genome. Proteins encoded here:
- a CDS encoding reverse transcriptase-like protein; the encoded protein is MGKSTNNEAEYRALITALERAVRYCKDDVEHYSDSELLVRQLNGQYRVKAVNLKPLFGKVSTVSKKFGSVKHKHVRRTDKRLARIDELVNDALDGAGY